Proteins from a genomic interval of Capsicum annuum cultivar UCD-10X-F1 chromosome 4, UCD10Xv1.1, whole genome shotgun sequence:
- the LOC107868324 gene encoding probable serine/threonine-protein kinase abkC isoform X2 produces the protein MSRFFRIGSIKRIAQSLEKSQRNAYSGEKHGLLFRVGICISKYRYYGQYTSSTRGCASFTGYRVQNGMYNNFHKIQPATSSNNSIEHHARLAWRRFLLTSPCRGRTFMPLSRIAQAVSLALCRSAVLVPGIFALRYGKNVAVAEAEALPVVDLSSPRNTFYLRAQDSHAVFTRLIFSAFEGVVLLVRAFCLAILFSPSIAMAPFAEVLGPRYRKIWLQVVHRTLERAGPAFIKWGQWAATRPDLFPKDLCAELTKLHSKAPEHNFAYTKKAVEKAFGRKLSEIFDDFEQTPVASGSIAQVHRATLRSRYTGRVIKPMKVAVKVRHPGVGESIKRDFEIINVAAKLSGFIPSLQWLRLDESVQQFAVFMMSQVDLAREAAHLSRFIYNFRRWKNVSFPKPVYPLVHPAVLVETFEEGESVAHYVDELQGHARLKSALAHIGTHALLKMLLVDNFMHADMHPGNILVRVSQHKSSQKRIFKSKPHVIFLDVGMTAELSQNDKLNLLEFFKAVARRDGSTAARCTLNLSKKQNCPNPDAFIKEVKESFDFWGTPEGDFVHPADCMTQLLEQVRRHRVNIDGNVCTAMVTTLVLEGWQRKLDPDYNIMRTLQTLLLKADWAKDLSYTIEQVMAP, from the exons ATGTCAAG ATTCTTTAGAATTGGTAGTATTAAAAGAATTGCACAATCCCTTGAAAAAAGTCAGAGAAATGCTTATTCAGGAGAAAAACATGGATTGCTTTTTAGGGTCGGTATATGTATTTCAAAGTACAGATATTATGGGCAATACACATCTTCTACTAGAGGATGTGCTTCATTTACTGGGTACAGAGTACAAAACGGAATGTACAACAATTTTCACAAGATACAGCCAGCCACTTCGTCAAACAATTCTATAGAACATCATGCCCGACTTGCTTGGAGGAGGTTCTTACTGACTTCTCCGTGCAGGGGAAGAACTTTTATGCCACTAAGTAGAATTGCTCAAGCAGTTAGTTTGGCTTTATGCCGCTCTGCGGTTCTTGTTCCTGGTATTTTTGCCCTAAGATATGGAAAGAATGTAGCAGTGGCAGAGGCAGAGGCCCTGCCGGTTGTGGACCTTTCCTCGCCAAGGAATACATTTTATCTACGTGCACAAGATAGTCATGCTGTATTTACGCGACTAATCTTTTCAGCATTTGAAGGTGTTGTTCTTTTGGTGAGAGCTTTTTGTTTAGCAATCCTGTTTTCGCCGAGCATTGCAATGGCTCCGTTCGCGGAAGTTCTGGGTCCCAGGTACAGGAAAATATGGCTTCAAGTTGTTCACCGGACTCTCGAAAGAGCAGGTCCAGCATTTATAAAATGGGGCCAATGGGCGGCTACACGGCCGGATCTTTTCCCAAAAGACTTGTGTGCTGAGCTGACAAAGCTTCATTCAAAAGCTCCTGAACATAACTTCGCCTACACAAAAAAAGCTGTCGAAAAAGCTTTTGGTCGCAAGCTTTCCGAGATTTTTGACGATTTTGAGCAGACCCCTGTAGCATCTGGAAGTATAGCTCAAGTGCATCGTGCTACCTTGAGGTCTAGATACACTGGTCGAGTGATCAAGCCCATGAAAGTGGCAGTGAAGGTTAGACACCCTGGAGTTGGTGAATCAATTAAAAGAGATTTTGAGATTATCAATGTGGCTGCAAAATTATCAGGGTTCATTCCATCACTTCAGTGGCTTAGATTGGATGAAAGTGTCCAGCAATTTGCCGTCTTTATGATGTCACAAGTTGACCTAGCTAGAGAAGCTGCCCATCTAAGTcgttttatttataattttcgaAGATGGAAAAATGTCTCTTTCCCTAAGCCTGTTTATCCATTAGTACATCCTGCCGTGCTGGTGGAAACTTTTGAGGAAGGGGAAAGTGTCGCCCACTATGTTGATGAACTTCAGGGTCATGCGCGACTTAAGAGTGCTCTTGCTCATATTGGAACTCATGCACTTCTCAAGATGCTTCTG GTTGACAACTTCATGCATGCAGACATGCATCCAGGAAATATTCTTGTCCGTGTATCACAGCACAAGTCCTCTCAGAAACGTATATTCAAGTCAAAGCCCCATGTGATTTTCCTTGATGTAGGCATGACTGCTGAACTTTCACAGAACGATAAGTTGAATTTGCTTGAATTCTTTAAGGCTGTCGCTCGTCGAGATGGTTCCACTGCAGCTCGGTGTACCTTAAATCTATCAAAGAAGCAGAATTGCCCTAATCCAGATGCCTTCATTAAG GAAGTGAAAGAGTCATTTGATTTTTGGGGGACACCGGAAGGAGACTTCGTCCATCCTGCAGACTGCATGACACAACTACTTGAACAAGTGAGGCGTCACAGAGTGAACATTGATGGCAACGTGTGCACAGCGATGGTTACAACTTTAGTCCTGGAG GGCTGGCAACGGAAACTTGATCCTGATTATAATATAATGCGCACACTACAGACGTTGCTTCTCAAAGCCGACTGGGCAAAAGATCTTTCCTACACAATTGAACAGGTCATGGCTCCATGA
- the LOC107868324 gene encoding probable serine/threonine-protein kinase abkC isoform X1, with product MSKIVLFNTSNLLFWNSSFLLLKPRFFRIGSIKRIAQSLEKSQRNAYSGEKHGLLFRVGICISKYRYYGQYTSSTRGCASFTGYRVQNGMYNNFHKIQPATSSNNSIEHHARLAWRRFLLTSPCRGRTFMPLSRIAQAVSLALCRSAVLVPGIFALRYGKNVAVAEAEALPVVDLSSPRNTFYLRAQDSHAVFTRLIFSAFEGVVLLVRAFCLAILFSPSIAMAPFAEVLGPRYRKIWLQVVHRTLERAGPAFIKWGQWAATRPDLFPKDLCAELTKLHSKAPEHNFAYTKKAVEKAFGRKLSEIFDDFEQTPVASGSIAQVHRATLRSRYTGRVIKPMKVAVKVRHPGVGESIKRDFEIINVAAKLSGFIPSLQWLRLDESVQQFAVFMMSQVDLAREAAHLSRFIYNFRRWKNVSFPKPVYPLVHPAVLVETFEEGESVAHYVDELQGHARLKSALAHIGTHALLKMLLVDNFMHADMHPGNILVRVSQHKSSQKRIFKSKPHVIFLDVGMTAELSQNDKLNLLEFFKAVARRDGSTAARCTLNLSKKQNCPNPDAFIKEVKESFDFWGTPEGDFVHPADCMTQLLEQVRRHRVNIDGNVCTAMVTTLVLEGWQRKLDPDYNIMRTLQTLLLKADWAKDLSYTIEQVMAP from the exons ATGAGCAAAATTGTATTATTCAATACATCAAATCTCTTGTTCTGGAACTCTTCCTTTCTTCTCTTGAAACCTAG ATTCTTTAGAATTGGTAGTATTAAAAGAATTGCACAATCCCTTGAAAAAAGTCAGAGAAATGCTTATTCAGGAGAAAAACATGGATTGCTTTTTAGGGTCGGTATATGTATTTCAAAGTACAGATATTATGGGCAATACACATCTTCTACTAGAGGATGTGCTTCATTTACTGGGTACAGAGTACAAAACGGAATGTACAACAATTTTCACAAGATACAGCCAGCCACTTCGTCAAACAATTCTATAGAACATCATGCCCGACTTGCTTGGAGGAGGTTCTTACTGACTTCTCCGTGCAGGGGAAGAACTTTTATGCCACTAAGTAGAATTGCTCAAGCAGTTAGTTTGGCTTTATGCCGCTCTGCGGTTCTTGTTCCTGGTATTTTTGCCCTAAGATATGGAAAGAATGTAGCAGTGGCAGAGGCAGAGGCCCTGCCGGTTGTGGACCTTTCCTCGCCAAGGAATACATTTTATCTACGTGCACAAGATAGTCATGCTGTATTTACGCGACTAATCTTTTCAGCATTTGAAGGTGTTGTTCTTTTGGTGAGAGCTTTTTGTTTAGCAATCCTGTTTTCGCCGAGCATTGCAATGGCTCCGTTCGCGGAAGTTCTGGGTCCCAGGTACAGGAAAATATGGCTTCAAGTTGTTCACCGGACTCTCGAAAGAGCAGGTCCAGCATTTATAAAATGGGGCCAATGGGCGGCTACACGGCCGGATCTTTTCCCAAAAGACTTGTGTGCTGAGCTGACAAAGCTTCATTCAAAAGCTCCTGAACATAACTTCGCCTACACAAAAAAAGCTGTCGAAAAAGCTTTTGGTCGCAAGCTTTCCGAGATTTTTGACGATTTTGAGCAGACCCCTGTAGCATCTGGAAGTATAGCTCAAGTGCATCGTGCTACCTTGAGGTCTAGATACACTGGTCGAGTGATCAAGCCCATGAAAGTGGCAGTGAAGGTTAGACACCCTGGAGTTGGTGAATCAATTAAAAGAGATTTTGAGATTATCAATGTGGCTGCAAAATTATCAGGGTTCATTCCATCACTTCAGTGGCTTAGATTGGATGAAAGTGTCCAGCAATTTGCCGTCTTTATGATGTCACAAGTTGACCTAGCTAGAGAAGCTGCCCATCTAAGTcgttttatttataattttcgaAGATGGAAAAATGTCTCTTTCCCTAAGCCTGTTTATCCATTAGTACATCCTGCCGTGCTGGTGGAAACTTTTGAGGAAGGGGAAAGTGTCGCCCACTATGTTGATGAACTTCAGGGTCATGCGCGACTTAAGAGTGCTCTTGCTCATATTGGAACTCATGCACTTCTCAAGATGCTTCTG GTTGACAACTTCATGCATGCAGACATGCATCCAGGAAATATTCTTGTCCGTGTATCACAGCACAAGTCCTCTCAGAAACGTATATTCAAGTCAAAGCCCCATGTGATTTTCCTTGATGTAGGCATGACTGCTGAACTTTCACAGAACGATAAGTTGAATTTGCTTGAATTCTTTAAGGCTGTCGCTCGTCGAGATGGTTCCACTGCAGCTCGGTGTACCTTAAATCTATCAAAGAAGCAGAATTGCCCTAATCCAGATGCCTTCATTAAG GAAGTGAAAGAGTCATTTGATTTTTGGGGGACACCGGAAGGAGACTTCGTCCATCCTGCAGACTGCATGACACAACTACTTGAACAAGTGAGGCGTCACAGAGTGAACATTGATGGCAACGTGTGCACAGCGATGGTTACAACTTTAGTCCTGGAG GGCTGGCAACGGAAACTTGATCCTGATTATAATATAATGCGCACACTACAGACGTTGCTTCTCAAAGCCGACTGGGCAAAAGATCTTTCCTACACAATTGAACAGGTCATGGCTCCATGA